The Leclercia sp. S52 genome has a segment encoding these proteins:
- the gph gene encoding phosphoglycolate phosphatase, which translates to MNNLQAIRGVAFDLDGTLVDSAPGLTAAVDQALYALELPVAGEDRVITWIGNGADVLMERALTWARQERAIQRAAQGKPGVDHADIPQEEQIRLLRKLFNRFYEETVEEGSFLFPDVAGTLSALHAEGMPLALVTNKPTAFVAPLLEALDIAKYFSVIVGGDDVQNKKPHPEPLLLVAGKLSLSPDALLFVGDSRNDILAARAAGCPSVGLTYGYNYGESITLSEPDFVFDHFKDLLPVLGLSHSENQELKND; encoded by the coding sequence ATGAATAATTTGCAGGCAATTCGGGGCGTTGCGTTTGACCTCGACGGCACGCTGGTGGACAGTGCGCCGGGCTTAACCGCGGCGGTTGACCAGGCGCTGTATGCGCTGGAGCTGCCGGTGGCGGGCGAAGATCGCGTAATAACGTGGATTGGTAACGGGGCAGACGTGCTGATGGAGCGCGCGCTGACCTGGGCGCGTCAGGAGCGCGCCATTCAGCGTGCGGCGCAGGGTAAACCCGGCGTCGATCATGCGGATATTCCGCAGGAAGAGCAGATTCGCCTCCTGCGTAAGCTGTTCAACCGTTTCTATGAAGAGACGGTAGAAGAGGGCAGCTTCCTGTTCCCGGATGTGGCCGGCACGCTGAGCGCGCTGCATGCGGAAGGCATGCCGCTGGCGCTGGTGACCAACAAGCCGACGGCTTTTGTTGCACCGCTGCTGGAAGCGCTGGATATCGCTAAATACTTCTCGGTGATTGTCGGTGGCGATGACGTGCAGAATAAGAAGCCGCATCCCGAACCGCTGCTGCTGGTGGCAGGAAAATTATCCTTATCGCCGGACGCGCTGCTCTTTGTAGGGGATTCGCGCAATGATATTCTGGCGGCCAGGGCTGCAGGTTGCCCGTCCGTGGGCCTGACCTATGGCTATAACTACGGTGAATCCATTACGCTGAGTGAGCCGGATTTCGTCTTCGACCACTTCAAAGATTTACTGCCCGTTCTCGGGCTTTCGCACAGTGAAAATCAGGAATTGAAAAATGACTAA
- the rpe gene encoding ribulose-phosphate 3-epimerase: MKQYLIAPSILSADFARLGEDTAKALAAGADVVHFDVMDNHYVPNLTIGPMVLKALRNYGVTAPIDVHLMVKPVDRIVPDFAAAGASIITFHPEASEHVDRTLQLIKEHGCKAGLVFNPATPLSYLDHVMDKLDVILLMSVNPGFGGQSFIPHTLDKLREVRRRIDESGFDIRLEVDGGVKVSNIGEIAAAGADMFVAGSAIFDQPDYKKVIDEMRSELAKVSHE; this comes from the coding sequence ATGAAACAGTATTTGATTGCACCCTCAATTCTTTCGGCTGATTTTGCCCGGCTGGGCGAAGACACCGCGAAAGCCTTGGCTGCCGGTGCGGATGTCGTTCATTTTGACGTTATGGATAACCACTACGTGCCTAACCTGACCATCGGCCCGATGGTCCTCAAGGCACTGCGCAACTACGGCGTGACCGCCCCTATTGACGTGCATCTGATGGTGAAGCCGGTCGACCGTATTGTGCCGGACTTTGCCGCCGCGGGTGCCAGCATCATCACCTTCCATCCTGAAGCCTCCGAACACGTTGACCGCACCCTGCAGCTGATCAAAGAGCACGGCTGTAAGGCGGGCCTGGTATTTAACCCGGCCACCCCGCTGAGCTATCTCGATCACGTGATGGATAAGCTGGACGTGATCCTGCTGATGTCCGTTAACCCGGGCTTCGGCGGCCAGTCTTTCATTCCCCATACCCTGGATAAGCTGCGTGAAGTGCGTCGTCGCATTGACGAGTCTGGCTTTGATATCCGTCTCGAAGTGGACGGCGGCGTGAAGGTGAGCAACATCGGCGAAATCGCCGCGGCGGGCGCAGACATGTTCGTGGCCGGTTCGGCGATTTTCGATCAGCCGGACTACAAAAAAGTCATTGATGAAATGCGCAGTGAACTGGCGAAGGTAAGTCATGAATAA
- the damX gene encoding cell division protein DamX produces MDEFKPEDELKPDPSDRRTGRTRQSSERDNEPQINFDEVDLENDDPRPSRGRAARDEREEEDYESEDDSVDEAPVERRPRKRKAAPAKPASRQYIMMGLGVLVLLLLIIGVGSALKAPSSNPADQNASTEKSVDLSGNAADQANGTQPAPGTTSAEQTAGNTQQEISLPPVASTPTQGQTPATPEGQQRVEVQGDLNNALTQPQNQQQVNNVVVNSTLPTEPATVAPIRGATGQQQTAATETAPRQTKPAQHQERKQTVIEPKREVKPQPVAKAEEPKATAQPKRSETVINAPAKAPAATATAPKATATPAPTATAQAPAATAPAATASTGKTSGNVSSLKSASSSNYTLQLSSSSSYDNLNSWAKKSNLKNFVVYETTRNGQPWYVLVSGVYASKDEAKRAVATLPADVQAKNPWAKPIRQVQSDLK; encoded by the coding sequence ATGGATGAATTCAAACCAGAAGACGAGCTGAAACCCGATCCCAGCGATCGTCGTACTGGTCGTACTCGCCAATCTTCAGAACGTGATAACGAGCCGCAAATTAACTTTGATGAGGTCGATCTCGAAAACGATGACCCTCGTCCTTCGCGTGGCCGCGCTGCCCGCGACGAGCGTGAAGAAGAGGACTATGAGTCTGAAGATGATTCAGTGGACGAAGCGCCCGTAGAGCGTCGCCCGCGCAAGCGTAAAGCTGCTCCGGCGAAGCCCGCTTCCCGCCAGTATATTATGATGGGCCTGGGCGTGCTGGTCCTGCTGCTGCTGATTATCGGCGTTGGCTCTGCACTCAAAGCCCCGTCGAGCAATCCAGCCGATCAGAACGCCTCTACTGAGAAGAGCGTCGATCTGTCCGGCAATGCGGCCGATCAGGCCAACGGTACCCAGCCTGCGCCGGGCACTACCTCTGCCGAGCAGACTGCCGGGAATACCCAGCAGGAGATCTCTCTGCCGCCAGTCGCGTCCACACCAACGCAGGGCCAGACACCGGCTACCCCGGAAGGTCAGCAGCGTGTTGAAGTGCAGGGCGATCTGAACAATGCGCTGACGCAGCCGCAGAACCAGCAGCAGGTTAACAACGTGGTGGTCAACTCCACGCTGCCGACCGAGCCTGCGACCGTGGCGCCAATTCGTGGTGCGACAGGGCAACAGCAGACGGCGGCGACAGAAACTGCGCCACGTCAGACCAAGCCTGCCCAGCATCAGGAACGTAAGCAGACGGTCATTGAGCCGAAGCGTGAAGTGAAGCCGCAGCCAGTAGCCAAAGCGGAAGAGCCGAAAGCAACCGCCCAGCCTAAGCGCAGCGAAACCGTGATCAACGCCCCGGCGAAAGCGCCTGCTGCGACAGCGACGGCACCAAAAGCGACCGCCACGCCAGCCCCGACGGCGACCGCCCAGGCACCGGCGGCAACCGCACCTGCGGCCACTGCCAGCACCGGTAAAACCTCAGGCAACGTGAGCTCACTGAAATCTGCCTCATCCAGCAACTACACGCTGCAGTTGAGCAGTTCTTCCAGCTATGACAACCTCAACAGCTGGGCGAAAAAGTCGAACCTGAAGAACTTCGTTGTCTATGAGACCACCCGTAACGGTCAGCCATGGTATGTGCTGGTAAGCGGCGTGTATGCTTCGAAAGATGAAGCAAAACGCGCGGTAGCAACGCTGCCCGCTGATGTTCAGGCGAAAAACCCGTGGGCGAAGCCGATCCGTCAGGTTCAGTCCGATTTGAAGTAA
- the aroK gene encoding shikimate kinase AroK → MAEKRNIFLVGPMGAGKSTIGRQLAQQLNMEFYDSDQEIEKRTGADVGWVFDVEGEEGFRDREEKVINELTEKQGIVLATGGGSVKSRETRNRLSARGVVVYLETTIEKQLARTQRDKKRPLLQVETPPREVLEALAGERNPLYEEIADVTIRTDDQSAKVVANQIIHMLESN, encoded by the coding sequence ATGGCAGAGAAACGCAATATCTTTCTGGTTGGGCCTATGGGTGCCGGCAAAAGCACTATTGGGCGCCAGTTAGCTCAACAACTCAATATGGAATTTTACGATTCTGATCAAGAGATTGAGAAACGAACCGGAGCTGATGTGGGCTGGGTCTTCGATGTAGAAGGCGAAGAGGGTTTCCGTGACCGTGAAGAAAAAGTCATTAATGAACTTACGGAAAAACAGGGCATTGTGCTGGCTACTGGCGGCGGCTCTGTAAAATCTCGCGAAACTCGCAACCGTCTCTCCGCCCGCGGTGTCGTGGTCTATCTTGAAACGACCATCGAAAAACAACTGGCGCGTACGCAGCGTGATAAAAAACGCCCGTTGCTGCAGGTTGAGACGCCTCCACGCGAAGTTCTGGAAGCCCTGGCTGGTGAACGCAATCCGCTGTACGAAGAGATTGCCGACGTCACCATTCGCACAGACGACCAGAGCGCTAAAGTGGTCGCAAACCAGATTATTCATATGCTGGAAAGCAACTGA
- the hofQ gene encoding DNA uptake porin HofQ: MKTGIVGLLLIGSQALAAEPAPVSLVVDEVPVAQLLQALAEQENRNIIISPDVSGSVSLRLQEVPWLQALQTVVTSAGLVMRQQAGIFYIHTAAWQQQQQANKEAERTKRQLSAPLEARSFPLSYADAGDLQAAAEKLLSPKGSLAVDKRTNRLLVRDTRAALEALQHWVTQMDLPVAQVELAAHIVSMSEKSLRELGVKWNLAQGQNAGKPGQLTMLSSDLAVNGATTQVGFNIGRINGRLLDLELSALEQKQQVDIIASPRLLASHMQPASIKQGSEIPYQVSSGVSGATSVEFKEAVLGMEVTPVVLANGRVRLKLRISENAPGQVLQQADGETLAIDKQEIETQVEVKSGETLALGGIFSQRHKTGSESVPGLSRIPLLGQFFRHQGKDNERRELVVFITPRLVATP, encoded by the coding sequence ATGAAAACAGGGATCGTGGGATTACTGCTGATAGGCAGTCAGGCGCTGGCCGCGGAGCCAGCCCCGGTGAGTCTGGTGGTGGATGAGGTGCCGGTTGCCCAGCTTCTGCAGGCGCTGGCGGAGCAAGAGAACCGCAACATCATTATCTCCCCGGACGTCAGCGGCAGCGTCTCTCTTCGTCTGCAGGAAGTCCCCTGGCTGCAGGCGCTCCAGACGGTGGTTACCAGTGCCGGGCTGGTGATGCGCCAGCAGGCGGGCATTTTTTATATTCACACCGCCGCGTGGCAACAGCAACAGCAGGCTAATAAAGAGGCCGAGCGAACAAAACGGCAGCTCAGCGCGCCGCTGGAGGCGCGCAGTTTTCCTCTCTCTTATGCCGATGCGGGAGATTTACAGGCCGCTGCCGAAAAGCTCCTCAGCCCAAAAGGCAGCCTGGCGGTAGATAAACGCACCAATCGCCTGCTGGTGCGCGATACCCGGGCTGCACTGGAGGCACTCCAGCACTGGGTGACGCAGATGGATCTTCCCGTGGCTCAGGTGGAGCTGGCGGCGCATATCGTCAGCATGAGTGAAAAAAGCCTGCGCGAGCTGGGGGTGAAGTGGAATCTTGCCCAGGGGCAGAATGCCGGTAAGCCAGGCCAGTTGACGATGCTCAGCAGCGATCTGGCCGTCAACGGCGCCACCACCCAGGTGGGGTTTAACATCGGGCGGATCAATGGCCGGCTACTGGATCTCGAACTCTCCGCTCTGGAGCAGAAGCAGCAGGTGGATATTATCGCCAGCCCGCGCCTGCTGGCGTCGCACATGCAGCCTGCCAGCATTAAGCAGGGCAGCGAGATCCCCTATCAGGTCTCCAGCGGGGTGAGCGGCGCGACCTCGGTGGAGTTTAAAGAGGCGGTGCTGGGCATGGAGGTGACGCCGGTGGTACTGGCCAACGGGCGCGTGCGCCTGAAGCTGCGCATCAGCGAGAACGCCCCGGGCCAGGTTTTGCAGCAGGCCGACGGCGAAACGCTGGCGATCGATAAGCAGGAAATCGAAACTCAGGTCGAGGTGAAAAGCGGTGAAACGCTGGCCTTAGGCGGAATTTTTTCTCAGAGGCATAAAACCGGCAGCGAAAGTGTGCCAGGCTTGAGCCGTATTCCTTTACTGGGGCAGTTTTTTCGCCATCAGGGAAAAGACAACGAACGCCGGGAGTTAGTGGTTTTTATCACCCCTCGTCTGGTTGCGACGCCATAA
- a CDS encoding HofP DNA utilization family protein, with amino-acid sequence MMRVKCGVLLLLPLLLGLRDPFQPPTSRCPDAALRQWRYVGAVLGKVPVAIVRDETSRWLRLKRGDTLAQGGQVRALDEKELVIDMPGACEPPQWRWQRQGKRQDENRDRGITADRQSGAGRGASPGESGGG; translated from the coding sequence ATGATGCGGGTTAAGTGCGGGGTGCTGCTGTTACTGCCGCTGCTGCTCGGCCTGCGCGATCCCTTTCAGCCCCCGACCTCACGCTGCCCGGACGCCGCATTACGTCAGTGGCGTTATGTCGGTGCGGTGCTGGGTAAAGTGCCGGTGGCGATCGTCAGGGATGAAACCTCGCGCTGGCTGCGCCTTAAGCGCGGTGACACCCTGGCGCAAGGCGGACAGGTGAGGGCGCTGGATGAAAAGGAACTGGTCATCGACATGCCCGGGGCGTGTGAGCCCCCGCAGTGGCGATGGCAACGACAAGGAAAGAGACAGGATGAAAACAGGGATCGTGGGATTACTGCTGATAGGCAGTCAGGCGCTGGCCGCGGAGCCAGCCCCGGTGAGTCTGGTGGTGGATGA
- a CDS encoding PilN domain-containing protein produces the protein MPWRQRQRRRCLWFWGLMFTGSLLVTLTIGATSRASASLVTRGSALRHASDLALRQGLEQRQKQWTALRARHRQQQRWALHKAKTEAWQPALIALSRHLPEQAWLAQLRFQQSTLSLTGYASTLPALGALEAALRQVSGFTPGAPGGDATGCPGALAVQLDANPQGEC, from the coding sequence ATGCCGTGGCGCCAGCGGCAACGGCGTCGCTGCCTGTGGTTCTGGGGGCTGATGTTTACCGGCTCGTTGCTGGTTACCCTGACGATCGGTGCCACCAGCCGGGCCAGCGCTTCTCTGGTGACACGCGGCAGCGCGCTGCGGCATGCCAGCGATCTGGCGCTGCGTCAGGGGCTGGAGCAGCGGCAAAAGCAGTGGACGGCGTTACGGGCCCGGCATCGACAACAGCAGCGCTGGGCGCTGCACAAAGCGAAGACGGAAGCCTGGCAACCGGCACTGATTGCCTTATCCCGCCACCTGCCGGAGCAGGCCTGGCTGGCGCAGCTGCGCTTTCAGCAGTCGACCCTCTCCCTGACCGGCTACGCCTCCACGCTACCCGCGCTGGGGGCGCTGGAGGCAGCGCTGCGGCAGGTGTCGGGGTTTACTCCCGGTGCGCCGGGGGGAGATGCGACAGGATGCCCAGGGGCGCTGGCAGTTCAGCTGGACGCTAACCCGCAAGGAGAGTGCTGA